In Chitinophaga oryzae, the sequence AAGCCTGATCTTTCCGGCTGGCCAGCTTCCCACAGCCTCCACTCCGGCAGTGGTAAAAATCGGCGCAGGAAATGCCTTATCCCTGGCATTGGCAGGCTCTATTATCGTGCAGGCCTATAACGGAACTACTCCGGTAGGCTCCCCCGCTCCTATTTCCACTGCCCTGCTCAACCTGCTCGCCAGCGGTAACCAGGCAGAAGTGTTTGTACCTGCTCCGGGGGTTCCGTACGACAGAGTACGCGTTTCTATCCGGGCAGACCTGCTCTCGGCACTCGTCAATGTGAATGTATACGCCGCCTATTATAATACACCGGCTACCGGTACCATCAACTGTAATACGCCTATCGATATATTATATGGCGTCAACGGTGCACTGGCCGGCGTAGGCTCTGTGACCAACGCGCCCAACGCAGCGGATGGCAACGTGGCCACCTTCGCTCAAATGTTCTCCGCGGTAAGCACCACCTTAGCAGATAGCTATACACAATTAACCGCAGTATATCCCGGGCTGTCAAAAACCGGCGACTCTGTGCGTATCGTCACCTCCAACGCCGGCGCACTGCTGAGCGCTCAACTGCTGAACGCCATCACCATCGTCACCTATAATCAGGGCACAGTGGTGGATTCCATTACAGGCAACAGCGCCCTGCTTAAGATAGATCTGCTCTCGGGCGGGTCGGGACCCCAAACCCTCACCTTCGCTTCTTCGGGACCGTTTGACCATATACAGGTCAGGTTCGGCGCTATCGTGAGCGGGCTCGCCACCCTGAATGTGAACGAAATCCAGCGGTTCAGCCCCTCACCGGCTACCACCGGCGGCTCCGTCGTTAGGACCACCTGTTTGGGTACACCGCTTACACTGAGTGTCAGCAGTCCTGACAATACCAATTACAACTATACCTGGTATGATTCTACCCAGACAACCGTGGTAGGCACCGGCTCCAGCTTCCAGGCTCCCGCCACTACCGCAGGCGCTTACCGGTATTATGTGTCTGCCAGCCTGAAAACCTGTTCCGCCTCTGAATCAGCCAAAGCGCTGGTGACAGTCCTTGTCAATAACTTTGCTACTGCCGCTGATATCACCGTGCCACCCACCACTGCTGTCTGCGCCAATACTGCAACGATTACACCTACTGCAACCAACCCATCCGGTACTACCACCTTCAAGTGGTATAAAGACATTAATAAAACTACCCAGATCACCGATGGACTGGTAGAAGGCGCCATCAGCTATGCGATAGACGCCGCCGGTAAACTTACCATCACAGGGCTCACTGCTCCGTCTACCACCTTCTATGTTAGTATTACTGATAGTACCCATTGTGAAAACCAGGCCGGCGCACTGGCTTCCGCCACCGTTACGGTAGGCACCAGCCCCGTACCGCCGGTAACAGCTACCAGCGTTTCCGGTACCGTGAACCAGCCAGTCACGCTGACCGCCTCCGCTCCGGCCGGCACCATCGAATGGTACACAGACACCACACTGGCGCCCGTAGCTACCGGTCCTTCCTATAATGTAGGTCCGTTCGCCACACCAGGCGTACATACCTACTTTGTTGGTGTTCGTCTTGCCGGTGGTTGTTCTTCCGCAAGGATTCGTGTAGATGTGACCGTTACTACCGCAGGTACGCCTGTTTCCTGTAACGCCGCTACACAACAAGCATCCGGCACTACCCTCGGTTGCGTGCTTTGTACGATTAACAATCCGACTTTCTCGGTGGACAGTGATCCGGCCAACTTCACGCAACTGAGCGTACCGGTAGGTCTGCTGGGCGGCGCTGCTTTCCAGCAGCTCATCTTCCCGCAACCAGGCGCCGCTTTGGACAGCATCCGGTTTGATCTGGAGTTCCCCGGCGGTCTTGCAGACGTGTCGCTCTTGGGCGGTGTAGTGCTGACCGTGGCCAATGGAACCACCGTTGTTGCCAGGGATACGCTCACCAACCTCCTCCATCTGACACTGCTCACCAGCACCAGGGGGTATGTAACCATCCCGGCCAGAGGCGTGTTTGACCGCGTGGAAGTGAAAATGACCGGTACCCTGAACCTGCTGAATGCAGTTAATATATATGGTGCGCGCATCATCAGCCCCAATCCGACCACATTGGTACGTAACGTACAGGCCTGCGTTGGTTCCACCGCTACCCTCACCGCTACACCGGCGCCCGGCACCAGCGTGCAGTGGTATGCTGATTCCACCACCACTACAGCCCTGGGAGCCAATCCGTATACAACACCGGTGCTCAACACCGCCGGTACGGTAACTTACTGGGCACAGGTAATAGGTACCAACGGTTGCGCTAACCCTGATCGTATACGCGTTACCGTTAACGTAAATGCACTGGCTACCGCCGCCGATATCAACATCGCTGATACCACGCTCGGTTGCGTAAGCAATACTGCAGTGCTGAAACCTTCATCCGGTGTAGTATTGGATTCGGTATTCACCTGGTATAAAGACGCCAGTAAAACAACCGCTATCACCAATGGCCTGACAGAAGGCGCGGTACACTACGCACTGGATAGCGTGGGTAACCTCACCATCACCGGTCTGGCATTGGGCAACTATACTTATTATGTTGCCGTGAGCGGTTCCAACCGTTGCGAAAACGCAGCTGGTGCACTGAAACCCGCTGTGGTAAGCATCGTGAACGCACCGGCCGCACCGGTGGTAACCGGCACAGTAGTCGTCGCTACCGGTCAACAGGCAACGCTGACCGCCTCCCCTGTTCCGGGCGCGGTGATCAACTGGTATGCCGACTCTACTACCACCACCATCGCCGGTACCGGTACCAGCTTCGTGGTAGGTCCGTTCAGTAATCCGGGTACTTACAGCTACTTCGCTGCGGTAAGCATCCCTGGCGCGTGCTCTTCTGCACGGGTACGTGTAAACGTAGAAGTAACCGGTCCGGTAATTCCTTCTCCGGATTGTAACGTACCGACAACACAGGTTTCCGGTACTACCCTCGGTTGCGTACTGTGCTCTGTACAGAACCCAACCAATGACATCGACAGCTCTCAAACCAATTTCACCCGCCTGAACATACCGGTAGGCTTACTCGGTGGTTCAGTATACCAACGGCTTATCTTCCCGAACCCGGGAGCAGCGGGCGACAGCATCCGCCTGACCATGGCAGCTCCTGGCGGCCTGGGAGATGTAAGCCTGTTTGGTGGCGTGGTGATCACCCAATATAACGGTACTACTGCCGTGAAAGCAGATACCCTGGCCGACCTGCTGACCCTGCGTCTGCTGAGCGGTCAGCAATTCGCTGCTACCGTGGCGGCCACCGGTACTTACGACCGCGTGGAAGTGAAACTGACAGGTCTCGCTAACCTGCTCAACTCCATCGACATCTATGGCGCCCGTATCCTGTACCCGAACCCGACTATCAGCGGCACCGGCGATACCGTATGCGTGAACCAGAAAACAACCCTGTCTGTAACACCTGCTGCCGGTACCACCGTACGCTGGTACGCAAGCGCCACCAGCACCACGGTGTTGAGCAGCCAGAACACTTATACTACTGATACCCTGAGAACACCAGGCACCGTTACTTACTACGTGCAGGTGGTAGGCGCCAACAATTGCGCTAATCCTAACCGTGTACCCGTAACCGTTACTGTGTCTCCGGCCCCTGTAGTACCCGGTCCTGACCAGACACTCAACCTCTGCGCCGGTACCAGCGCAGCACTGGCAGTTGCTAATCCGAACAACCAGCTTACTTATCACTGGTACAACGTGGCCACCGGCGGTACCAAACTCAACGCCGACAGCGGATACGTATTTAACGTGCCCAATATCACCAAAGACACCACTTTCTATGTGGAAGCGGTCAGCGCCTGTGGTGCTTTTTCTCCGAGACAGGCATTCCATATCGTGATCTCTGCTTCCCTGAGCGCACCAGTGGTGACACCTAATCCGGATTCCGTAAACATCGGCACACAAGCCGTGCTTAAAGCCACCTCCAACGCCGCCAACGTGGTATTCACCTGGTACGGCAGCCAGACTGGCAACGACAGCCTGTTTACCGGTCCGACCTACGCACCGCCTACCCGGAACACGCCGGGCACTGTAACCTATTGGGTGAAAGCATCCATCAATGGTTCCTGCTCTTCTATCCGCGTGCCGGCAGTAGTGGTGTACGGAACATTTAACACACCAACGCCGGTGCCTTGCGAAGGCGCTACCACCCAGACTATCGGCGGCAGCGGTCTCCTCGTGCTGGGTAACGTATACAACCCGCAGCTGGCGGTAGATAACGATGCCAGCACTGCATCCTCTCTCGTGATCAATCTCGGCGTACTGAATGCAGAGGTATGGGAAAAAGTAGGCTTCAACGGCCTCTCCGCTCCTGGCGACACCGTAAGGGTATTGCTCTCTGACCCGGGTACGATATTGTCCGCATCACTGCTGGGCGGCGTCCGGCTGACCACTTATAATGGTAATGCTCCGCAGGATTCTGTGACCGTCAGCGATCCGCTGGTGAAACTTAGCCTCCTGGGCAACGGTACACAGGCTATCGCCGAATTTGTACCAACCAAACCGTTCGACGCCGTACAGGTGAAACTGAGGTCCGGACTTGTGGGCGCACTCACAGAAATCGGCTTCAACTACGCACAGCGCGCAGTGGCTAAACCTGCTGTACAGGCTGCCCAGGTAGCTGTTTGCGCAGGCAACACGGCAACACTCAACGTACAGAATCCGGTGACAGGCATCACTTACCGCTGGTATACATCCAACGGCACCTACCTCACCGGTAAAGACGGCGCTACGCTGACTACCGGCGCACTGACGGCAGATACCAGCTTCTTCGTGGAAGCCTTCCGCAATGGTTGCGCAAGCACCGGAAGAACACAGGTAGCTGTGAAAGTGGCTGCCGCTCCGGCTGCACCGACCGTACAATCCAATGATGTGAAAGTTTGTCCGGGTTCAGACGCGGTACTGGCCATCGCCAACCCGCTGGCAGGATACACCTATAACTGGTACAACGTAGCTACCGGTGGTACCAAACTGAACGCAGACAGCGGATTTACCTATAAAGTGGTGAATGTAACAGCTGCCGCCACCTACTATGTAGAAGCATTCAACGACAGCTGTAATACTACCTCCGCTACCAGAACGGCTGTTAACGTAAGCACCGCAGCTACCCTGCCTGCTCCGACCGTAACACCGAACCCGGACACCGTGGTAGTCAACCAGCAACCGGTATTCGTGGCATCGGCTTCTACCGCTAATGCACAGTTCTACTGGTTCGCTACCCAGACCGCCACAGACACCCTGTTTAAAGGTGCACAGTTCGCCGCACCAGCTTCCGCTACCGTGGGTACCAAAACCTACTGGGTAGTAGCAGCGATCCCTGGCGGCTCCTGCACTTCCGCAAGAGTACCGGTAACAGCCGTCACCGTTACCGACAGACAGGACCCTGTGCCTTGCGAAGGAGCAAGCTCCTTCACCATCGGTGGCTCCGGCCTCCTGGTGCTGGGCAATGTGTACAACCCGCAACTGGCAGTTGACAACAGCGCCAATACTTATTCTTCCCTCGTAATAGACCTCGGCATACTGAATGCCTCCGTTTGGGAAAAGGCTTACTTTAACGGTGTCTCCACTCCGGGCGATACAGTAAAAGTAATGGTCACCAACCCAGGCCAGTTGCTCTCTGCCGCCTTACTGGCAAGCGTGCAGCTGACATCCTACAATGGTAATACACCTGGCGATTCCGTACTGGTGTCTAACCCGCTGGTGCATGTCAACCTGCTCAGTGGTGGCAGAAGCGCACTGCTGTCCTTCGTACCGACCAAACCATTCACTGGTGTGGAAGTGAAACTGAAATCCGGTATCGCAGGCGCACTCACCGAAGTAGGCTTCAACTATGCACAACGTGCGATCGTTCAGCCAATGGTACAGGTGACCAACAGCAGCATCTGTAAAGGTCAGCAGGCTACCCTCAAAGTGGTGAACCCTGCGGTAGGCGTTACCTATGGCTGGTACGACAGCAAAGGCAACCACCTGCTCGACAGCATCGCCTACCTGACATCACCGACCCTCGACTCCGGTACTTACACTTATACTGTAAGAGCCATGAGAAACAACTGTAGCGGCGCAGCGTCCCTGCCTGCAACAGTAACCGTGTACGGTACTCCGGCTACTCCTGTTGCCACCAAAGACAGCGTAACTACCTGCGTGAACACACCGGCTACCCTCAGCGTAAACGCTGTACCGGGCGTTAACTTCAACTGGTACGATGCTGCCACCGGCGGCGCCAAACTGGCCTCCAATACCAATACATATACTACTCCGGCCAACCTCGCCGTAGGTACCTATAAGTTCTATGTAGAAGGCGTGAACGCCAACAACTGTGCAAACGCCGGCGCCCGCGCTGTCATCACCCTGATGGTGACCAACGCTTCTACAGCGGCCGATATCAATGTGACAGATCAGAACACCTGCGCAGGCGATACCGCCAGACTCACACCGACATCTGCTACCGTGCAGAACCCGGTATTCAAATGGTACGCTAATCCGGATAAGACCGGCCCGATCACACAAGGCGTTAGCGCAGCCGGTGTGCTGACTATCTCCGGCCTCGCACCTGGTACCTACACTTACTATGTAAGCGTAAGCAGCGCCGGTAACTGTGAAAATGCGGCCGGTAACCTGAAAGCGGCACACGTGACCGTGAGCAAACGCTCTACGGCTACGGATATCATCGCAAGAGATACCACCGTATGTGCGAAAACAACCGTCACCCTGACTGCTTCCAGCACTACCGTGACCAACCCGGTATTTAAATGGTATAAAGATGCTAACCTGCAAACACTGCTGTTTACCGGCGCATCCTACACCACACCGGCCATCACCGCCAGCACTACTTTCTATGTGACCGTAGAAGGAAGCAACAGCTGCGCAAATGCAGCCGGTGCAGCGAAAGCGGTGAATGTAAACCTCACCGCCGTTCAAACACCGACTATCTCCGCTTCCCATACCAATATCTGTGCAGGCGACTCCGTAGTCCTCTCCGTACAGAACCCGGTGAATACCCTTACTTACCGCTGGTACAACGTGGCCACCGGAGGTACCGCGCTCTTCACCGGACCGGTATACATCGTGAGAAACCTGACAGTGTCTACAGACTTCTATGTACAGGCATCCGCCGGCAGCTGCAGCGATACTACCCGTGTGAAAATATCCATCGGCGTAGGCACCGCACCAACACCGGTACTGGTAGCCAGCAATGTGACCACCTGTCAGAACAACCCGGGCACATTGATGATCCTCAACCCGGACAACGCGCTCACGTATAAATGGTATACCACGCCAACAGGCGGTACCGCGATCTTTACCGGACCGGTATTCATTACACCGCCATTGGCCGCCACTACTACCTACTATGTGGAAGCAACAGGCGATGTCACCAAGTGTGGCGCACCGTCTGCCCGCACTGCCGGTACCGTGACCGTAGTGCCCGCACCGCCGGCACCTGTGGTAAACCAGGCTTCCGTTAACACCTGCACCGGTTCCAGCGTAACGCTGACCGTACAGAGCCCGCAGCCAGGCCTCAGGTATCAGTGGAGCGACATAAATGGCAACCTGTTATTTACCGGTACCAGCTATACATTCAATGCTGACAGCAGCACCACCTACTACGTAAGAGCGGTGGTCGGCGGCAGCTGCACAAGCTGCGGCGGTTGCGGCGGCGCGAGAACAGCGATCCCGATAAGGGTAGGTACAGCACCTGCAACACCAACGGTGACAGCCACTTCGCTCAATGTGTGCGCTGGCGGCTCAGTAACCCTCAGCATCCAGAACCCGGTAGCCGGCACTACCTATAAATGGTTCAGCGCTGCCACCGGCGGTACCCAGCTCGGAACAGGCACTACCTTCAGCACCGGACCGCTGACAGTGACCACCGACTTCTACGCAGAAGCCAGCAACGGTACCTGCACCAGCCCGGTAAGAGCTAAAGTAACCGTGAGCGTAGGCACCGCGCCAACACCGGTACTCGAATCCAATGCACTGACTATCTGCACAGGATCTACCGCAACACTGCGCGTGATCTCTCCTGCAAACAATATCACGTACAAATGGTACACAGTACCGACAGGTGGTACAGCCGTCTTCACCGGACCAATATATACCACCGGCCCGCTGGCCACTACAACAGACTTCTATGTGGAAGCTACAGGCGACCCTGCACAGTGCGGTAATCCTTCTGCAAGGGTGAAAGCCACTGTAACAGTGACCTCCGCCCCTGCTGCGCCGGAAGTAACCGCTACCAGCCTCAGGACCTGCGCCGGCACCGGTGTAACCGTGTCCGTGAAGAACGCACAGACCGGATTTATCTACCGGTGGTACGACGCCGCAACAGGTGGTAACCTGCTCTTCACCGGTGAAGTGTATAACATACCGGTTGTCAACAGCACTACTACCTACTACGTTCAGGCCAATATCGGCACCGGTTGCTCCAGCGCCACCAGGACAGGCGTAACCGTCAACGTAGATCCTGCGCCGTCCATGCCGACCGTAGCGGCCAATAACCTGACCATCTGCATCGGCGGTACCGCCACCTTCAGTATCCAGAATCCGGACCCTGCACTGACCTACAACTGGTACAGCGCCCCGGCCAACGGCACACTGCTGGCTACCGGTACAAGCTATACTACCGGACCGCTGAACGCTACCACCACCTTCTATGTGGCAGCCATCAACAATAAAGGCTGCGGAAGCTCCCGCGCTGGTGTGACAGCAACAGTGATCACTACCATCGACGCTCCGCTGGCCGATCCGAAAACAACCTGCGCAGGCCAGACCATCACCCTGTCTGTGAAGAACAGCGTAACCGGCGTGATCTACAAATGGTACACTGCGCCAACAGGCGGTACGCCGGTATTCACCGGTGCTAACTACACCATTACACCGGCCGCTAACGCGACTTACTACCTCGAAGCTGCTACCAGCGGTGGTTGTGTAAGCGCCAGCAGAACAGCGGTGAACGTTACCGTAAACGCTGCACCGGCTGCACCAACAGTGGTAAACGCTACGCTCCAGACTTGTCAGGGCCAGACCGTGACACTGAGTGTACAAGGCCCGAACGCAGCACTCACTTACAAATGGTATACTACCGCAACCGGCGGAACAGCGATATCAACCGGCAGCAGCTTCACAACGCCTCCGGTTACTGCAAATGCGATGTACTATCTGGAAGCCATTAACGCTAACGGCTGTCCGAGCGCAACACGCACCGCAGTAAGTGTTCAGCTGATCAACGCACCAGCCGCACCGACTGTTACCGGCGCCGAAAACGGTATCTGTCCGGGTAATACAGCCACGCTGACAGCCAGATCAACAACGCCAGGCGTCATCTTCAACTGGTACACTGCACCAACCGGAGGTACATCCATCTTTACCGGTCCGGTGTATACAACACCAGCCCTGAATGCAAGCACCACTTACTATGTGGAAGCTGCAAGCTCCTCTGGTGGTTGTATCGGCGTAGGCGCAAGAACAGCCGTGGCAGTCAACATGCTGCAACCGCTCGCAACACCGGTGGCCACAGCAAGCAATATCACCGGCACCAGCATCACCT encodes:
- a CDS encoding gliding motility-associated C-terminal domain-containing protein, with the translated sequence MHSNTTPNCPFIAAPITRSRAKSALNTPVLLFFKRHTRLFLGNLLLLLMAFGMIAQPAMAQTQTQRVYATDQVNGTVVTGGIGVCLLCGVANPGNAVDVSGNFLQTSSQITAPVAVGLGATVTVSQSLIFPAGQLPTASTPAVVKIGAGNALSLALAGSIIVQAYNGTTPVGSPAPISTALLNLLASGNQAEVFVPAPGVPYDRVRVSIRADLLSALVNVNVYAAYYNTPATGTINCNTPIDILYGVNGALAGVGSVTNAPNAADGNVATFAQMFSAVSTTLADSYTQLTAVYPGLSKTGDSVRIVTSNAGALLSAQLLNAITIVTYNQGTVVDSITGNSALLKIDLLSGGSGPQTLTFASSGPFDHIQVRFGAIVSGLATLNVNEIQRFSPSPATTGGSVVRTTCLGTPLTLSVSSPDNTNYNYTWYDSTQTTVVGTGSSFQAPATTAGAYRYYVSASLKTCSASESAKALVTVLVNNFATAADITVPPTTAVCANTATITPTATNPSGTTTFKWYKDINKTTQITDGLVEGAISYAIDAAGKLTITGLTAPSTTFYVSITDSTHCENQAGALASATVTVGTSPVPPVTATSVSGTVNQPVTLTASAPAGTIEWYTDTTLAPVATGPSYNVGPFATPGVHTYFVGVRLAGGCSSARIRVDVTVTTAGTPVSCNAATQQASGTTLGCVLCTINNPTFSVDSDPANFTQLSVPVGLLGGAAFQQLIFPQPGAALDSIRFDLEFPGGLADVSLLGGVVLTVANGTTVVARDTLTNLLHLTLLTSTRGYVTIPARGVFDRVEVKMTGTLNLLNAVNIYGARIISPNPTTLVRNVQACVGSTATLTATPAPGTSVQWYADSTTTTALGANPYTTPVLNTAGTVTYWAQVIGTNGCANPDRIRVTVNVNALATAADINIADTTLGCVSNTAVLKPSSGVVLDSVFTWYKDASKTTAITNGLTEGAVHYALDSVGNLTITGLALGNYTYYVAVSGSNRCENAAGALKPAVVSIVNAPAAPVVTGTVVVATGQQATLTASPVPGAVINWYADSTTTTIAGTGTSFVVGPFSNPGTYSYFAAVSIPGACSSARVRVNVEVTGPVIPSPDCNVPTTQVSGTTLGCVLCSVQNPTNDIDSSQTNFTRLNIPVGLLGGSVYQRLIFPNPGAAGDSIRLTMAAPGGLGDVSLFGGVVITQYNGTTAVKADTLADLLTLRLLSGQQFAATVAATGTYDRVEVKLTGLANLLNSIDIYGARILYPNPTISGTGDTVCVNQKTTLSVTPAAGTTVRWYASATSTTVLSSQNTYTTDTLRTPGTVTYYVQVVGANNCANPNRVPVTVTVSPAPVVPGPDQTLNLCAGTSAALAVANPNNQLTYHWYNVATGGTKLNADSGYVFNVPNITKDTTFYVEAVSACGAFSPRQAFHIVISASLSAPVVTPNPDSVNIGTQAVLKATSNAANVVFTWYGSQTGNDSLFTGPTYAPPTRNTPGTVTYWVKASINGSCSSIRVPAVVVYGTFNTPTPVPCEGATTQTIGGSGLLVLGNVYNPQLAVDNDASTASSLVINLGVLNAEVWEKVGFNGLSAPGDTVRVLLSDPGTILSASLLGGVRLTTYNGNAPQDSVTVSDPLVKLSLLGNGTQAIAEFVPTKPFDAVQVKLRSGLVGALTEIGFNYAQRAVAKPAVQAAQVAVCAGNTATLNVQNPVTGITYRWYTSNGTYLTGKDGATLTTGALTADTSFFVEAFRNGCASTGRTQVAVKVAAAPAAPTVQSNDVKVCPGSDAVLAIANPLAGYTYNWYNVATGGTKLNADSGFTYKVVNVTAAATYYVEAFNDSCNTTSATRTAVNVSTAATLPAPTVTPNPDTVVVNQQPVFVASASTANAQFYWFATQTATDTLFKGAQFAAPASATVGTKTYWVVAAIPGGSCTSARVPVTAVTVTDRQDPVPCEGASSFTIGGSGLLVLGNVYNPQLAVDNSANTYSSLVIDLGILNASVWEKAYFNGVSTPGDTVKVMVTNPGQLLSAALLASVQLTSYNGNTPGDSVLVSNPLVHVNLLSGGRSALLSFVPTKPFTGVEVKLKSGIAGALTEVGFNYAQRAIVQPMVQVTNSSICKGQQATLKVVNPAVGVTYGWYDSKGNHLLDSIAYLTSPTLDSGTYTYTVRAMRNNCSGAASLPATVTVYGTPATPVATKDSVTTCVNTPATLSVNAVPGVNFNWYDAATGGAKLASNTNTYTTPANLAVGTYKFYVEGVNANNCANAGARAVITLMVTNASTAADINVTDQNTCAGDTARLTPTSATVQNPVFKWYANPDKTGPITQGVSAAGVLTISGLAPGTYTYYVSVSSAGNCENAAGNLKAAHVTVSKRSTATDIIARDTTVCAKTTVTLTASSTTVTNPVFKWYKDANLQTLLFTGASYTTPAITASTTFYVTVEGSNSCANAAGAAKAVNVNLTAVQTPTISASHTNICAGDSVVLSVQNPVNTLTYRWYNVATGGTALFTGPVYIVRNLTVSTDFYVQASAGSCSDTTRVKISIGVGTAPTPVLVASNVTTCQNNPGTLMILNPDNALTYKWYTTPTGGTAIFTGPVFITPPLAATTTYYVEATGDVTKCGAPSARTAGTVTVVPAPPAPVVNQASVNTCTGSSVTLTVQSPQPGLRYQWSDINGNLLFTGTSYTFNADSSTTYYVRAVVGGSCTSCGGCGGARTAIPIRVGTAPATPTVTATSLNVCAGGSVTLSIQNPVAGTTYKWFSAATGGTQLGTGTTFSTGPLTVTTDFYAEASNGTCTSPVRAKVTVSVGTAPTPVLESNALTICTGSTATLRVISPANNITYKWYTVPTGGTAVFTGPIYTTGPLATTTDFYVEATGDPAQCGNPSARVKATVTVTSAPAAPEVTATSLRTCAGTGVTVSVKNAQTGFIYRWYDAATGGNLLFTGEVYNIPVVNSTTTYYVQANIGTGCSSATRTGVTVNVDPAPSMPTVAANNLTICIGGTATFSIQNPDPALTYNWYSAPANGTLLATGTSYTTGPLNATTTFYVAAINNKGCGSSRAGVTATVITTIDAPLADPKTTCAGQTITLSVKNSVTGVIYKWYTAPTGGTPVFTGANYTITPAANATYYLEAATSGGCVSASRTAVNVTVNAAPAAPTVVNATLQTCQGQTVTLSVQGPNAALTYKWYTTATGGTAISTGSSFTTPPVTANAMYYLEAINANGCPSATRTAVSVQLINAPAAPTVTGAENGICPGNTATLTARSTTPGVIFNWYTAPTGGTSIFTGPVYTTPALNASTTYYVEAASSSGGCIGVGARTAVAVNMLQPLATPVATASNITGTSITFSWNAVPGAVRYEVTLNGTTFFAPSTGPAGTSHTVINLQPNQSVKFGVRAIGASDCQTSAVGSLTSTTANPQGNNIYIPNLFSPNGDGANDVLYVYGTAIAQLEFRVYNHWGQLVFTSKDQRQGWDGTMSGQKQPVGVYVYIVRATMQDGQIITKKGNVTLMR